A single window of Methylocella tundrae DNA harbors:
- a CDS encoding DUF192 domain-containing protein, with the protein MTFLLVFAAPQAEVLAGEAGAKIEHLDIVTASGTHPFLVEVMRTESERERGLMFRRTLAADRGMLFDFETEKPVQMWMKNTYLPLDMIFISRTGRVVGLAENTEPLSEAIISSGAPAYGVLEVNAGSAARIGLKIGDSVRHPLFGK; encoded by the coding sequence CTGACGTTTTTGCTCGTCTTCGCAGCTCCTCAGGCAGAAGTCTTGGCGGGAGAAGCGGGCGCAAAGATCGAACATCTCGATATCGTCACGGCTAGCGGCACGCATCCTTTTCTCGTCGAAGTGATGCGCACCGAATCGGAGCGCGAGCGCGGGCTGATGTTTCGCCGAACGCTGGCGGCCGATCGCGGCATGTTGTTTGATTTCGAGACCGAGAAGCCTGTGCAGATGTGGATGAAGAATACCTATCTGCCGCTCGACATGATTTTCATTTCGAGGACCGGCAGGGTCGTCGGCTTGGCCGAAAACACAGAGCCTCTCTCCGAGGCGATTATTTCGTCCGGGGCTCCGGCCTATGGCGTTCTTGAAGTGAACGCTGGCTCTGCGGCCAGAATCGGCCTCAAGATCGGCGACAGCGTCAGGCATCCATTGTTTGGGAAATGA
- a CDS encoding ETC complex I subunit yields the protein MTARIYRPAKTATQSGSARTKQWVLEFEPESPREIDPLMGWTSSSDMKSQVRLRFGDKDEAVAYAQKHGLAYRVEEPKPDQRKILSYSDNFKSTRLGQWTH from the coding sequence ATGACCGCACGCATTTACCGGCCAGCCAAAACCGCCACGCAATCGGGCAGTGCGCGCACGAAGCAGTGGGTTCTCGAATTCGAGCCCGAATCGCCGCGTGAAATCGATCCTTTGATGGGCTGGACGAGTTCGAGCGATATGAAGAGCCAGGTCCGGTTGCGATTCGGCGATAAGGACGAAGCAGTCGCCTATGCGCAAAAACATGGGCTCGCCTATCGCGTGGAAGAGCCAAAGCCGGACCAGCGCAAAATCCTGTCCTATTCGGATAATTTCAAGTCGACCCGCCTCGGCCAATGGACCCACTGA
- a CDS encoding SGNH/GDSL hydrolase family protein produces the protein MPGTISTWLRIGAVPILIALVAWMEMRQPFPIFRLLSFVFIFFCIADLASLARGGLRDALVIFASCLFGLCVVEATARFIEPKQLLIVTPGWSVYEPVLGWGVEHPGVYHAERIDPKTGAKIYAADYTFDSKLLRRTISTQSGRPIVFFGDSFTFGFGVNDADTMPQAFADLLQRKQRVLNLAVGGFSPQQFLRDLQTGFQDDVIGPDPKLFVFMTAAWHAERTACKPSWAFNAPRYVLENGEVTFKGRCYEGWRLQAQRFLTETAAWRVFVAPYLQKVTHDDVELYIRELVAAVKIAKEKYHVATLIPYLDSPPGTLAGAGFTEQQIMQRLRDGGAIIVDVALAKERAEGDEISIPGDEHPTALANRRRAEIIKTYITQHMSGVVLSQLE, from the coding sequence ATGCCAGGCACGATCTCCACTTGGCTCCGCATCGGAGCGGTCCCCATTCTGATCGCTCTCGTCGCCTGGATGGAGATGAGGCAGCCCTTTCCGATTTTTCGGCTGCTGAGCTTCGTTTTCATCTTCTTCTGCATCGCGGATCTCGCCTCGCTCGCGCGAGGCGGTTTGCGTGACGCGCTGGTAATATTCGCCTCGTGTCTCTTCGGCCTTTGCGTGGTGGAGGCCACAGCAAGGTTCATCGAGCCGAAGCAGCTGCTGATCGTGACTCCCGGCTGGTCGGTCTACGAACCCGTGCTTGGCTGGGGCGTGGAACATCCAGGGGTCTACCACGCGGAGCGGATCGATCCGAAGACAGGCGCAAAAATCTATGCTGCCGACTACACTTTCGATTCGAAATTGCTGCGCCGCACGATTTCGACGCAGAGCGGGCGGCCGATCGTCTTTTTCGGCGATTCTTTTACATTCGGCTTTGGCGTCAACGACGCCGACACCATGCCGCAGGCGTTCGCGGATTTGTTGCAACGTAAGCAACGCGTGCTCAACCTCGCGGTCGGCGGATTCAGTCCGCAGCAGTTTCTGCGTGATCTCCAAACGGGATTTCAGGACGACGTCATCGGCCCGGATCCAAAGCTGTTCGTCTTCATGACCGCGGCCTGGCACGCAGAGCGAACCGCCTGCAAACCATCATGGGCTTTCAACGCGCCGCGCTATGTGCTCGAAAACGGCGAAGTCACCTTCAAGGGGCGCTGTTATGAAGGATGGCGTCTGCAGGCGCAGCGGTTTCTGACGGAAACGGCGGCCTGGCGCGTTTTTGTCGCGCCATATCTTCAGAAAGTGACGCATGACGACGTCGAACTCTATATCCGCGAGCTGGTCGCCGCGGTAAAGATTGCAAAAGAAAAGTACCACGTCGCGACGCTGATCCCTTATCTCGATTCGCCGCCAGGAACCCTTGCCGGCGCCGGCTTCACAGAACAACAGATCATGCAGCGTCTGCGGGACGGAGGCGCCATCATCGTCGATGTCGCTTTGGCGAAGGAGCGAGCCGAGGGCGATGAGATCAGCATTCCGGGCGATGAGCATCCAACCGCTCTCGCTAATCGCAGGCGCGCCGAAATCATCAAGACCTACATCACGCAACACATGTCCGGCGTTGTGCTGTCGCAACTGGAGTAA
- a CDS encoding SxtJ family membrane protein, translated as MQTHENVSSFRKIVLGSNQKFGLTFGFVLALLGVWPMVHHHSPRWILLAIGAIFAALALFMPDRLSPLNRAWFKFGMLLNRVVNPLIMGLMFFAAVTPLGWVMRKTGSDLLNLKIRPDAKSYWIVREPSPEAENAMTKQF; from the coding sequence ATGCAGACACATGAAAACGTATCGAGCTTCCGCAAGATCGTTCTTGGCTCAAACCAGAAATTCGGGCTGACTTTTGGGTTTGTCCTGGCGCTGCTCGGCGTTTGGCCAATGGTTCACCATCATTCGCCGCGTTGGATTTTGCTTGCCATCGGCGCCATCTTCGCGGCCCTCGCGCTGTTCATGCCGGACCGTTTATCGCCTCTCAATCGCGCCTGGTTCAAATTCGGGATGCTTTTGAACCGCGTCGTCAATCCGCTCATCATGGGTCTGATGTTTTTCGCAGCCGTGACGCCGCTCGGCTGGGTGATGCGCAAAACGGGCAGCGATCTGCTCAATCTGAAAATACGGCCGGACGCCAAGTCCTACTGGATCGTGCGCGAGCCATCGCCCGAGGCCGAAAACGCCATGACGAAACAGTTTTGA
- a CDS encoding SGNH/GDSL hydrolase family protein → MRLAAIPLLAAIIAAVEIRHSPDFFRLISFVLVFLIAADLASLARGALRDALLIVASLLFGLCVIEATAATLEDRQVIVSTNGWNVRQPVIGWGPQHAGRFHSEKTDPKTGAIIYSAEYTIDSNLLRQTRSTDAGSTIAFFGDSVTFGVGVNDPDTLPQRFADVLDSKERVINLAFTGYGPQHFLREMETGIFDAEIGPHPRLFVFVTSPWHAERTSCKASWVVNAPRYELDNGKVTFRGACYEGASLRLREFLWNTAAYRVVFDPYRRKASHDDIETYIRILLAAVDLAKEKYGVPTLIPFLRSPDAYLRGTGFTNEAIMERLQQGGASVIDVSLLKEEAAGAEISIPGDGHPTPLANRMRAAMLKSYIEQNMAGVLYSQLN, encoded by the coding sequence TTGCGCCTCGCAGCGATCCCGCTCCTCGCGGCGATCATCGCAGCGGTGGAAATTCGTCACTCGCCAGACTTTTTCCGGCTCATCAGTTTCGTTCTGGTCTTCCTCATCGCCGCCGACCTGGCGTCGCTGGCGCGGGGAGCCCTGCGCGACGCTCTTCTGATCGTCGCCTCCCTCCTCTTTGGCCTCTGCGTCATAGAAGCGACCGCCGCCACGCTCGAAGACAGGCAGGTGATCGTATCAACGAACGGATGGAACGTCCGTCAGCCGGTCATCGGCTGGGGTCCCCAGCATGCTGGTCGGTTCCACTCTGAAAAGACAGACCCAAAGACAGGCGCGATCATCTACAGCGCCGAATACACGATCGATTCGAACCTTCTTCGTCAAACCCGCTCGACTGACGCAGGGTCGACGATCGCCTTCTTTGGTGATTCCGTGACCTTCGGAGTCGGCGTCAACGATCCCGATACGCTGCCGCAACGCTTCGCCGACGTCCTCGACTCCAAGGAACGCGTCATCAATCTCGCCTTTACCGGCTATGGACCGCAGCACTTCCTGCGCGAAATGGAGACAGGCATCTTCGACGCTGAGATCGGGCCGCACCCTCGCCTTTTCGTTTTTGTGACCTCTCCCTGGCACGCGGAGCGAACGTCCTGCAAGGCGTCGTGGGTCGTCAACGCGCCGCGTTACGAGCTCGACAACGGAAAGGTCACGTTCAGGGGAGCCTGCTACGAAGGGGCGTCCCTGCGATTGCGGGAGTTCCTGTGGAATACCGCCGCCTATCGCGTCGTCTTCGACCCGTATCGCCGCAAAGCCAGTCACGATGACATTGAAACGTACATCCGCATCCTGCTAGCGGCGGTCGACCTCGCCAAGGAGAAATACGGCGTGCCGACGTTGATCCCGTTCCTGCGGAGCCCGGACGCTTACCTGCGAGGAACAGGCTTCACCAATGAAGCGATCATGGAGCGGTTGCAGCAAGGCGGCGCCAGCGTGATTGATGTTTCCCTTCTAAAAGAGGAAGCCGCTGGGGCTGAGATCAGCATTCCGGGCGACGGACACCCGACGCCGCTCGCCAACCGCATGCGGGCGGCCATGCTCAAGAGTTACATCGAACAGAACATGGCGGGCGTGCTGTATTCCCAGCTGAACTGA
- a CDS encoding SIR2 family NAD-dependent protein deacylase produces the protein MVVTGVEEARAALGEVIGLCGRIVAFTGAGISTECGVPDFRSKDSPWRRYKPIDFALFVSDVLMREEAWRRKFALDDICASAQPGRGHYALANLVANGKVSAIITQNIDNLHQASGVPEERIIELHGNGAYARCLSCGARYELQPLRRDFEASGAAPACFECGGAVKSATISFGQPMPQAALERAYQETVRCDLFLAIGSSLVVYPAASFPSLARQRDAKLVIVNGEETPLDSEANLVLRGDIGDILQPFSN, from the coding sequence GTGGTTGTGACCGGCGTGGAAGAAGCGCGAGCCGCCTTGGGCGAAGTGATCGGCCTCTGCGGTCGCATCGTGGCGTTTACCGGCGCTGGCATTTCGACCGAGTGCGGCGTGCCTGATTTCCGGTCGAAGGACTCGCCCTGGCGGCGCTACAAGCCGATCGACTTCGCGCTCTTCGTGTCGGACGTTTTGATGCGCGAGGAGGCATGGCGGCGGAAGTTCGCTCTCGACGACATCTGCGCCAGCGCCCAGCCAGGGCGCGGCCATTACGCCCTCGCAAACCTCGTCGCAAACGGCAAGGTCAGCGCCATTATCACGCAAAACATCGACAATTTGCATCAAGCCTCCGGCGTGCCGGAGGAGCGCATCATCGAATTGCACGGCAATGGCGCATACGCCCGCTGCCTCTCTTGCGGCGCGCGGTACGAACTTCAGCCGCTGCGCCGGGACTTCGAGGCGAGCGGCGCCGCCCCCGCCTGCTTTGAATGCGGCGGCGCCGTCAAATCCGCGACGATCTCCTTTGGCCAGCCAATGCCGCAAGCCGCGCTCGAGCGCGCGTATCAGGAAACAGTCCGTTGCGATCTGTTTCTCGCCATCGGCTCATCGCTCGTTGTTTATCCTGCGGCATCCTTTCCCTCGCTGGCGCGTCAGCGCGACGCGAAGCTTGTCATTGTGAACGGCGAAGAGACGCCGCTCGACAGTGAGGCCAATCTCGTATTGCGGGGCGATATCGGCGATATTCTGCAACCTTTTTCGAATTGA
- a CDS encoding DNA cytosine methyltransferase: protein MPGFYEFFAGGGMAREGLGPQWRCLFANDVDAGKSAAYRANWGDGELKTADVAALRSTDLPDVRANLAWASFPCQDLSLAGVGAGLKGARSGTFFSFWSLIEQLIEEDRAPDLIVLENVRGALTSRGGADFAALCARLDAGGYAFGALIMDAALFLPQSRPRVFVVGVRRGLDIAPQLAAPGATLWHPPAVCNAYAALPLALRRAWIWWTMPSPAAHAATLSDLIEDDAAVAWQAESETLRLLALMNEKNQRKIEAARTAGRRVVGCVYRRTRSDPAGGRRQRAEARFDGLAGCLRTPAGGSSRQVILVIDGERVRSRLISARETARLMGLPDAYRLPSNYNAAYHLTGDGVVVPVVRHLARHLLEPILARQAAAAA from the coding sequence GTGCCGGGTTTCTATGAATTCTTCGCCGGTGGCGGCATGGCGCGCGAGGGCCTCGGCCCGCAGTGGCGATGTCTTTTCGCCAATGACGTCGACGCCGGCAAAAGCGCCGCCTACCGCGCGAACTGGGGCGATGGCGAACTCAAAACCGCCGATGTCGCGGCCTTGCGGTCGACGGACCTCCCGGACGTGCGCGCAAATCTCGCCTGGGCGTCCTTTCCGTGCCAGGATTTGTCCCTCGCGGGCGTCGGCGCTGGCCTCAAAGGCGCGCGAAGCGGGACTTTCTTTTCCTTCTGGTCGCTGATCGAACAGCTGATCGAAGAGGATCGCGCGCCAGATCTCATTGTGCTCGAGAATGTGAGAGGCGCGCTGACATCGCGCGGCGGCGCGGATTTCGCCGCGCTTTGCGCTCGTCTCGATGCGGGCGGTTACGCATTCGGAGCGCTCATCATGGACGCCGCGCTTTTTCTGCCGCAATCGCGCCCGCGCGTTTTTGTCGTCGGGGTCCGCAGGGGGCTCGACATAGCGCCACAGCTCGCGGCGCCCGGCGCTACCCTGTGGCACCCGCCCGCGGTGTGCAACGCTTATGCGGCGCTTCCCCTGGCGCTCCGGCGCGCCTGGATCTGGTGGACCATGCCGTCTCCGGCGGCACACGCGGCGACGCTCTCGGATTTGATCGAGGATGACGCGGCCGTCGCGTGGCAGGCCGAGTCGGAAACTTTACGGCTGCTCGCCCTGATGAACGAGAAAAATCAGCGCAAGATCGAGGCGGCCAGAACGGCTGGACGGCGCGTCGTCGGCTGTGTTTACCGCCGCACCCGGAGCGATCCGGCCGGCGGCCGGAGGCAGCGCGCGGAAGCAAGATTCGACGGCCTCGCAGGATGCCTGCGCACGCCCGCCGGCGGTTCGAGCCGACAGGTGATTCTCGTCATTGATGGCGAGCGGGTGAGATCGCGCCTGATTTCCGCCCGCGAAACGGCCCGGCTCATGGGGCTGCCAGACGCCTATCGCCTACCGTCGAATTACAACGCGGCCTATCATCTCACTGGCGACGGCGTTGTGGTTCCGGTGGTTCGCCATTTGGCGCGCCATCTGCTCGAGCCGATTTTGGCGCGCCAGGCCGCGGCGGCGGCGTGA
- a CDS encoding DUF5989 family protein, whose amino-acid sequence MSIIAELFEFLGARKKFWLLPLLALFLIFGGLFVLSQGSVVAPFIYTLF is encoded by the coding sequence ATGTCCATCATAGCTGAGCTTTTTGAATTTCTCGGCGCCAGAAAGAAATTCTGGCTGCTCCCCTTGCTTGCCCTGTTCCTGATTTTCGGCGGCTTGTTCGTGCTCAGCCAAGGCTCGGTCGTCGCGCCTTTCATCTATACTCTGTTCTGA
- a CDS encoding carbamoyltransferase family protein produces MLVLGISAFYHDSAAALIRDGEIIAAAQEERFTRKKHDPDFPANAIAYCLRQGKVDAAGIDRVVFYEKPFLKFERLIETYLAFAPKGFASFRKSMPLWIGEKLFQRDLLLRELKEIDPALGDKAKLRFSEHHFSHAASAYYPSPFQSALVLTMDGVGEWATTSAAIGEGSSLKITKEIHFPHSLGLLYSAFTYYTGFKVNSGEYKVMGLAPYGEPKYVKAIFDHLIDVKDDGSFRLNQDYFGYCTGLTMTNERFDALFGGPPRRASDPLEQRHMDLAASVQAATEEIVLRLTRSLANETGQRNLCLAGGVALNCVANGKILRDGRFDQIFIQPAAGDAGGALGAALAVYFKENGEAAIKNAKRPDSMHGSYLGPSYEQSDIEQRLKAAGAVFTVVDDEQLLEKTAATLAAGQAVGWHQGRMEFGPRALGNRSILGDPRSPSMQKALNLKVKYRESFRPFAPSVLREHVADWFELDADSPYMLLVAPVKSERCRKMSAQELALFGIDRLNVQRSEIPAVTHVDYSARVQTVHKETNPRYYDLISRFEAMTGCPVLINTSFNVRGEPIVNTPEDAFRCFMGSEIEFLAVGNCILLKDQQNQALKLDYKNAFELD; encoded by the coding sequence ATGCTTGTTCTTGGCATTTCGGCCTTCTATCACGATAGCGCCGCCGCACTCATTCGCGACGGCGAGATCATCGCGGCAGCTCAGGAAGAGCGCTTCACGCGCAAGAAGCACGATCCGGATTTCCCAGCCAATGCGATCGCCTATTGCCTCAGGCAAGGCAAGGTCGACGCGGCCGGCATCGATCGCGTTGTCTTTTATGAAAAGCCGTTCTTAAAATTCGAGCGGCTCATCGAGACCTATCTTGCTTTCGCGCCAAAAGGCTTCGCGTCTTTCCGCAAGTCCATGCCGCTCTGGATCGGCGAGAAACTATTTCAGCGCGACCTTCTGTTGCGCGAACTCAAGGAGATAGATCCGGCGCTTGGCGACAAAGCCAAGCTTCGTTTCAGCGAACATCACTTTTCGCACGCGGCTTCGGCCTATTATCCCTCGCCCTTCCAATCGGCACTGGTTCTCACTATGGACGGCGTCGGCGAGTGGGCGACGACTTCCGCGGCGATCGGCGAAGGCTCCTCGCTGAAGATCACGAAGGAAATTCATTTTCCTCATTCGCTTGGGCTGCTCTATTCGGCGTTCACCTATTACACGGGGTTCAAGGTCAACTCCGGCGAATACAAGGTGATGGGCCTCGCCCCTTATGGCGAACCGAAATACGTCAAGGCGATCTTCGATCATTTGATCGACGTCAAGGACGACGGCTCCTTCCGGCTGAACCAGGACTATTTCGGCTATTGCACCGGCCTCACCATGACGAACGAGCGTTTCGACGCGCTGTTCGGCGGTCCGCCGCGGCGCGCCAGCGATCCGCTCGAACAACGCCACATGGATCTCGCGGCCTCGGTGCAGGCGGCGACGGAAGAGATCGTCCTGCGTCTGACGCGATCGCTCGCTAACGAGACAGGACAACGCAATCTTTGTCTTGCCGGCGGCGTCGCCCTGAATTGTGTGGCGAACGGCAAAATTTTGCGCGACGGCCGCTTCGACCAGATTTTTATCCAGCCGGCGGCGGGAGATGCGGGCGGGGCGCTCGGCGCCGCGCTGGCTGTTTATTTCAAGGAGAATGGCGAAGCCGCGATCAAGAACGCCAAACGGCCCGATTCAATGCACGGCTCTTATCTCGGGCCGAGTTACGAGCAAAGCGATATCGAGCAGAGACTCAAGGCGGCCGGGGCGGTCTTTACGGTCGTTGACGACGAACAGCTGCTTGAGAAGACCGCCGCCACGCTCGCAGCGGGGCAGGCGGTCGGCTGGCATCAGGGACGAATGGAGTTCGGACCGCGCGCGCTCGGCAATCGCTCCATCCTCGGTGATCCGCGTTCGCCCTCCATGCAGAAGGCGCTTAATCTCAAAGTCAAATACCGCGAGAGCTTTCGCCCCTTTGCGCCGTCGGTGCTGCGCGAGCATGTCGCTGATTGGTTCGAACTCGACGCGGATTCGCCTTATATGCTCCTCGTCGCGCCGGTAAAGTCAGAGCGCTGCCGCAAGATGTCGGCACAGGAGCTCGCCCTGTTTGGCATCGACAGGCTGAATGTGCAGCGCTCCGAAATTCCGGCGGTGACGCACGTCGATTATTCAGCGCGCGTGCAGACGGTGCATAAGGAAACCAACCCGCGCTATTACGATCTGATTTCGCGTTTCGAGGCGATGACTGGCTGCCCGGTGCTGATCAACACGAGCTTCAATGTTCGTGGCGAGCCGATCGTCAACACGCCGGAGGATGCGTTCCGCTGTTTTATGGGGAGCGAGATCGAGTTCCTTGCGGTCGGTAATTGCATCCTTCTCAAGGATCAGCAAAATCAGGCCCTTAAGCTCGATTACAAGAACGCGTTCGAACTCGACTGA
- a CDS encoding SGNH/GDSL hydrolase family protein encodes MISSALQLAAIPILVGLIVWLELTHPFPMFRLATFILVFVLLVRLAFAAKGKARDFLIVLASTAFGLAIAEGAANVAQPEGGGLTITHGWSVRQPIMGWGPDHAGTAHAEKRDPKTNALIYKADYTIDSNLLRETHSIDHGPAIVFFGDSYTFGDGIQDNETLPQVFADSLDRKQRVLNLGFTGYSPQQFLREMETSRFDAVIGPDPKLFVFLTAPWHAERTACKAYWTPHAPHYALEDGKIVYKGDCNEGANLLLREWLENSAAYRWLIDPYRHQLNHDDVDVYVSTLEAAVKLAKDKYGVPTLIPYLRVPPEYLRKTGFTDDAIMARLRDAGAIVIDASLDAQKNAGAVISIQGDGHPTPLANRLRAEMITNYIKQNMSGVLLSGLK; translated from the coding sequence ATGATCTCCTCTGCGCTTCAGCTTGCCGCAATACCTATTCTAGTTGGGCTCATTGTCTGGCTGGAGCTGACGCACCCCTTTCCGATGTTTCGCCTGGCCACCTTCATCTTGGTCTTCGTTTTGCTCGTGCGCCTCGCCTTCGCGGCGAAGGGCAAGGCGCGCGATTTCCTGATCGTTCTCGCCTCGACCGCTTTCGGCCTTGCCATCGCGGAGGGCGCCGCCAATGTGGCCCAGCCAGAGGGCGGCGGCCTGACGATAACGCACGGCTGGTCTGTCCGCCAACCCATCATGGGCTGGGGTCCCGACCATGCCGGAACCGCCCACGCCGAAAAGCGCGATCCCAAAACCAACGCGCTCATCTATAAGGCCGACTATACGATCGATTCTAATCTGTTGCGAGAAACGCATTCGATCGACCATGGGCCGGCAATCGTCTTTTTTGGCGATTCCTATACGTTTGGCGACGGCATCCAAGACAACGAAACTCTGCCGCAGGTCTTTGCGGATTCGCTGGATCGGAAGCAGCGCGTCCTCAATCTCGGATTCACCGGTTATAGTCCGCAGCAGTTTCTGCGCGAAATGGAAACGAGCCGTTTCGACGCCGTTATCGGGCCTGATCCCAAACTGTTCGTTTTCCTGACCGCGCCCTGGCATGCTGAAAGAACCGCATGCAAGGCCTATTGGACCCCGCATGCTCCGCACTATGCGTTGGAAGACGGCAAAATCGTCTATAAGGGCGACTGCAATGAGGGAGCCAACCTGCTGCTGCGCGAATGGCTCGAGAATTCGGCAGCCTATCGCTGGTTGATCGATCCCTATCGCCATCAGCTCAATCATGACGATGTCGATGTCTATGTCAGCACATTGGAGGCCGCGGTGAAGCTGGCGAAAGACAAATATGGCGTCCCGACGCTGATTCCATATCTGCGGGTGCCGCCGGAATATCTGCGCAAGACCGGCTTCACCGATGATGCGATCATGGCGCGCCTGAGGGACGCGGGAGCGATCGTCATCGACGCCTCGCTCGATGCTCAAAAAAATGCCGGCGCGGTGATCAGCATTCAAGGAGACGGACATCCGACGCCTCTCGCCAATCGCCTGCGGGCCGAGATGATCACGAATTACATCAAGCAGAATATGTCGGGCGTCCTCCTCAGCGGGCTGAAGTGA
- a CDS encoding Rrf2 family transcriptional regulator, whose amino-acid sequence MLTKKGKYGLKAMVHLAGRLPGEATLVTDIAISNQIPKKFLDTILGELRNAGFVNSKKGKGGGYTLARPACEIRVGHIVRVLDGPLAPIQCASRASYRRCDDCSDERHCAVRLIMLEARNAISTVLDNRTLAEMRALGESDEAHLMYYI is encoded by the coding sequence ATGCTCACGAAGAAAGGCAAGTATGGCCTTAAGGCGATGGTTCATCTGGCGGGCCGGCTCCCCGGCGAAGCGACGCTCGTCACCGACATCGCAATTTCGAATCAGATTCCGAAAAAATTTCTCGACACCATCCTGGGAGAGCTGCGCAACGCGGGTTTTGTCAACTCAAAGAAAGGCAAGGGCGGCGGCTACACGCTGGCTCGGCCCGCCTGCGAGATCCGGGTTGGCCATATCGTTCGCGTGCTCGATGGCCCGCTCGCCCCGATCCAGTGCGCCAGCAGGGCCTCCTATCGCCGCTGCGACGACTGCAGCGACGAGCGCCATTGCGCCGTGCGGCTGATCATGCTCGAAGCGCGCAACGCCATCTCGACGGTCCTTGACAATCGCACGCTGGCCGAGATGCGGGCGTTGGGCGAGAGCGATGAAGCTCATCTCATGTATTACATTTGA
- a CDS encoding cold-shock protein, translating to MDAKSSAKDPNSPRRDEDPDRQRFASERIVEISGEVKWFDVVKGYGFITPDEGGPDVLLHVTTLRKDGFTAAREGDRIVCEAACRAKGLQVLKITSMEAVGTHPSETQPRTHVHVTPAGGFEIVVVKWFNRARGFGFVTRGDGTEDIFIHMETLRHYGIGEVRPGESLLVRFGDGPKGLMAAEVRLLNVAAPRAH from the coding sequence TTGGACGCAAAATCTTCCGCTAAAGATCCGAACTCGCCACGACGGGACGAGGACCCTGACCGTCAGCGGTTTGCGTCCGAGCGGATTGTTGAAATATCGGGCGAAGTCAAATGGTTCGACGTCGTCAAGGGCTATGGCTTCATTACGCCGGATGAAGGCGGTCCGGATGTGTTGTTGCATGTGACGACCTTGCGCAAGGATGGTTTTACGGCGGCGCGCGAGGGCGACCGAATCGTTTGCGAGGCGGCCTGTCGCGCCAAGGGGCTGCAGGTGTTGAAAATCACCTCGATGGAAGCAGTTGGGACCCATCCTTCTGAGACCCAGCCTCGCACCCACGTCCATGTCACGCCAGCCGGCGGCTTCGAGATCGTCGTCGTCAAATGGTTCAACCGCGCGCGGGGGTTCGGCTTTGTCACGCGCGGCGACGGCACGGAAGATATTTTTATTCACATGGAGACGTTGCGGCATTATGGGATTGGCGAGGTGCGTCCTGGCGAAAGCCTTTTGGTTCGGTTCGGCGACGGCCCAAAGGGTCTGATGGCGGCGGAAGTGCGCCTGCTCAACGTGGCTGCGCCGCGGGCGCACTAA